The genome window GCAAAGACCCTTTCCCCAGCCTTAGTAGAAATGTGTTCTAGGGTTCGAGAAATGTGTTCACATGGTCATATTACTAAAGTAAGATATTTTTACCCCAGTTGGTTAACATTGCTGTCTCATTCCACTCTGATTTTAAAGAGGGCCCCAAAGCTATGTAAGTTTTGGAGCCAATCCTAGGTAAGCAACTAATTAGATTCATTGATCAGAGAGAGCCTTACTAAAGGAGAACACAGTGACAAGACAGAGTAGTTATCTGAAGAAATGGGGCCAGAGTTttccagacagaggaaacagcaaggcAAAGGCCCTGAGCAGTACTGAGCTCCAACGGGTGTGTCTGAGGTTGAGTGTGGTGAAGAACGGTGAGAAGTGAGCTAGGGAGGCAGGCAATGGCCAGGCATGTAGGGCTTTGCAGGCATCATAAGAAAGTTGGACTTCATTCCAACTGCAATGTGAAGCTGATGAAAGGTTTTAATGGGTGTTATACAGtataatttaactttaaaaattttattctggcTTCTATGTGGAAGGAGATTGTAAAGGGGAAGAGCTGTACCAGGAGTCGGCACTGCAAGGCTGTATTCAGCAAGAGGTTAGGTATCTGTAGACTAGGTCAGTAGTGTTAGAGACAGATATTAAGGATATAGTTTTAGGAAAACATAGGCAAGAATTTTGAATGTATGGGAAATGGaggtgagggaaagagaggatCACAGAGGACTGGATTTTTTGACTCGAGTAGTAGACAAGGGTATCattctttaagaagaaaactGGGAGTGCAGGTTTTGGGGCTATTTGAAATCAAAGTCTCTATTTTACCATGTTGAGGGTGTGATTACTATAAGTCATTCAAAACAACATCAAGGATGCAGTTggatactgaattttttttttaaatagactttgctttttagagcagttttaggtttacagcaaaattgagtggaaggtacAAAGATTTCCCACATACCTCCTGCCCCTACATATGCAGAACCTCCTCCATTATCTAAATCCTACACCAAAGTCTTgtatttgttacaatcaatgaacctgGATGTTGAACTTGGAGGTCGATGAAGAGGCCAACCAAAGATAGAATGTTCTACCTACCACCACGAGATTGGATAGAATCACCTAGACTAGAGAGAGAGAACTTAGAGAGGAGTAGAATCATTCAAATTCCTCCATGATCTGCACTATTTCCTATTACTTATATTATGATcattaaaatgaaactatttttttacttttagtattCTTGCATCTAAACAAAACATCCTTACAGTTGGTTTCTTTCTCTGCACTTTCAAATTCTATATATCCTTCAAGATCTAATTCAAACAGCCCCTTCTACATCAGTCTGGCTTGAGCGCCCATCCCAAAGCATGTACTCCTTCCTGTGACTAGACATAGGACTTTGTACCCTCACTTTCTGCTTGGCCTTACAATAACTATAGtactttcccttctctcctaaTACTCTTTGTTTTTTGAATATAGGGTGTATACCTTTCTCATGGTCCGAAAAATCCTGCATACTTTACacataacagaaaagaaaaaaaaatcatatttaaacaCCATTAGtcaatgaaattaaatgaaaactctTATGTAGTCTGAGATTTCTAGATATTTACTTTTGTATAGAATAATACAGAATTTTACCTAAGCTTCTAAAATTCGTCTCTTGTGATTGTTTATTAAGTACTCACTCTCTATCAGGAGAAAGATTTCCAGTCTAAAAATGTTTCCTGAAGCcaagatatatattaatacatatatatgcacatacacacatatattaaataGGAGCAtaactatttctctttttatgagtttaaatattttacaatagtTATACACATATTGAGTTtctaaagttttttaaaaagtcacatttattgaggtataatttatggGTATAGTTTGATGAGCTTTGATCTGCTGTCTGTTACCACAGAAAAGATTTTTCCGgaaaaatttcatgtaaatggaatcatgcagtatgtgcTCTATAATTTCTTggttcttttgctcagcataatgtttttgaaattcattgtTGTGGTTTTGTATATTactaaatttttcctttatatagtAGGGATATATTACATATCCACGTACTTGTTGGttatttaggttgcttccagATTTTGGCtagtattagttttctattgctgtgtggTACATTGCCCAAAACTTAACAGCTTGAAGCAGCTtaaataacatttgttattttatagaCTCCTGAGTCAGACATCTGGGCACAGTTTAGCTGGATCCTCTGCAAGactgcaatcaaggtgtcagccagggctgggtTCTCATCTGGAGGAAGGATTCTCTGTTAAAAtcagattgttggcagaattcatttcctggAGGCTGTAGAAGACATGGTGGCTTGCTTCTTAGTTCCCAGAAATGGAGAGCAACACTTCCTGTAGAGACGGTCTGCTATCAAGATGGAATCTTACATAACATAATGTAATCACAGGAGTGATATTGCATCACTTTGCTATgttctgttggttagaagcaagaTATGGGTTCCACCCACATTCAAGAGGAAGGAATTATACTAGGTCATAAACACTAGGAGATGGGAACCATGAGGGTCACCTTAAAGCCATTGTCACAAAGCTATTGCAAATAAATTTGCTATGAATGCTTATGTACAAGATTTTGGgtggacatatgtttttgtttctcttgaatAAACACCCAAAAGTGAAAATGCTGAGATATGTGCTAAgagtatatttaactttttaataaactgTCAAGCTATTTTTGGGAGCAATTGTATTAATACCATTTTAAAGTTCTACCAAAATGTATAAGATTTCCAGTTGTTCCAAATTATcgccaacatttggtattgtcaatTTCTTTAAAGTTAGCCATTCAagtgggtgtgtagtggtatcttattatggttttactttgcattttcttaacaaccagtgatgttgagcatcttctcatgtgtttattggccattcatatatttccttttgtgaGTGTCTATTCAATCTTTGAGCCTTCTTTTTATTGGCTTGTTTGCTTTTACATATTCTTGATATAAGCCATATGTCAGATATATATACTgtgaatatattttccattttgttgctttcaaagagcagaaggttttaattttgatgaagttgatttcatcatttttcttttatactctGTGCTTTTTATACTCAGTCTAAGTAATCTTTGCCTATCCTAAGCTCAGAAAAATGATCTCCTAAGTTTTTTTTgtacagaatttatatttttattttttatgtttggcCTATAATCAATTATGAGTTAATTTATATCTAAGGTATAAAGTAAgagttgatttaatttttttccatgtgcaTATCTAGCTGCTTCAACACATTTTTTGATAAGagtattcttttctcatttaattttcttggcTCCCTTGGCAAAAATAAATCTACCATATTTCCAtggtctctattctgttccattgattcttttttttttctttttttgggtaCCAAATTTCTTTATTTGAAGGAATGGTACAAATGAAAGACCTTAAGTGGATGTTTTGGTGCAACTTATAGAAAAGGTAAAGGAAACCCCAACATGCAGATACTGCCTGGGTGACCACGGAAAGTCACCCCGTGGCTATGGGGAAGTTAGCCTAAGGCTTAGCTCTTATCACTGTCTCCCAGGGTATGCTTATCAAAGAGATACTCCGCCATGCCAGATTCGGGGGCTCCCATCTTGCGCAGGTTGGTTACGTGGTCACCCAATTCTTTGATGGATTTCACCTGCTCATCCATGTAATGTGTCTCAAAGAAGTCACACAAATGGGGGGCATTTTTGTCAGTGGCCAGTTTGTGCAGTTCCAGTAGTGACTGATTCACTCTTTTTTCCAAGTGTAACGCACACTCCATCGCATACAGCCGGCTCTCCCAATCATCATGGTCTGGTTTCTGGATGTCCTGAAGGAAGATTCGGCCACCTCGTTGGTTCTGCAGCTTCATCAGTTTCTCAGCATGTTCCCTCTCCTCATGAGACTGGTGAAGAAAGTATTTGGCAAAATTCTTCAAAGTCACATCATCACAGTCAAAGTAATAAGACATGGACAGATAGACGTAGGAGGCGTAGAGCTCCAGGTTGATCTGGCGGTTGATGGCGGCCTCCGAGTCCTGGTGGTAGTTCTGGCGCACCTGCGAGGAGGACGCGGTCGTCATGGCGACGGTTGAAGAGAGGCGGCAGCAGCTGCGGGGGGTTGGAcggcggcgggggccgcggggcggTCGGAAGGCGCGGTGAGGAGGTGATGGAGGGCTGGCTCTGAGCGGCCGGCCCGGGTAGGGGTCGAGCGCTGGTTCCGTCCAAGCACGGTTGAAGCAGGAAACCTCGGCGACTCTCGGGGAAGAAGTCTCTGTCCCATTGATTCTGTTGATGATATATATACCATTGTCCTGGTTACTGTAACTCAATAGGAAGTCTTTGAATCAAATGTTCTAAGTCTTCTgaccttgtttttctctttgaaggTACATTACAggtcctttttatttaaatataagtttgagaatcactttgtcaattttttaaaaaaaagttatcttgAATTTTAAATGGATTTGTGTTAACTCTATgtatcaatttgggaagaaccGATGTCTCATCAATAGTCAATGTTCAAATCCATGAATATGGTAtctctttatttacatttttatttacttaaatctttgatttttctcagcaatgttttataattttctgggTAAAGTTCCTGcacatattttttgttatatttatcctTAAGGTTTGTGCTTTCGGATGttatttaaatggtatttttatttagaTATCCAATTGCTCATTGCttgtatgtagaaatacaatttatttttgaaaattaatttttgtttcgGGGAAGGtttttaatacaaattaattttttagtagatacagaatttttcagattttgtatttcttattaaataagttttggtaatttatgtctttcaagatatttgtttatttcatctagCTTGTCACATTTATTGACATAAAG of Lemur catta isolate mLemCat1 chromosome 9, mLemCat1.pri, whole genome shotgun sequence contains these proteins:
- the LOC123644812 gene encoding ferritin heavy chain-like, producing MTTASSSQVRQNYHQDSEAAINRQINLELYASYVYLSMSYYFDCDDVTLKNFAKYFLHQSHEEREHAEKLMKLQNQRGGRIFLQDIQKPDHDDWESRLYAMECALHLEKRVNQSLLELHKLATDKNAPHLCDFFETHYMDEQVKSIKELGDHVTNLRKMGAPESGMAEYLFDKHTLGDSDKS